In Sandaracinaceae bacterium, one DNA window encodes the following:
- a CDS encoding ion transporter codes for MPRRAPEGLWDRLHAAFHRPSTPQYRAVDRTVWLLIVLSVVLLVIEPFVVGRGERITLRAIDFVILALFGIELTLRVLTFRPPALEVFARAPLGTLRTHVLARLSFLLKPMQIIDLITIVAVVPALRGLRVLRLLRLLRTARVFRYGNPFAGLISAFETDRLLFSFAFGVLGVETVLGGITLYLLERDEPGAQVSSMGEGIWWALVTLTTVGYGDYAPVGEIGRAWGAVLMVGGMFTLALFAGIVGHSLLNAVLSIREEQFRMSSYVNHVVVCGYEEGRQLLLESLQAEIDLEETKVVLFSRQPRPREVPPELMWVHGDPTKQSELGKVRMTHARSAIVVGSRTVTPQLADAATILTVFTIRAHLELQKEAATRERPLHIVAEILDSENVGHARTAGADEVIESQRLGFAMLTHTVAYPGVGDLTSQIVASGAASFYVGAQPDGLPIPLTFGELARAVKARHDALVIGLRDPVTRAQTINPRDDLPVPEDAEVVYIAESPTLEPTHAEPR; via the coding sequence TCCACGCGGCCTTTCATCGGCCGAGCACGCCCCAGTATCGCGCGGTCGACCGCACCGTCTGGCTGCTCATCGTGCTCTCGGTGGTGCTGCTCGTGATCGAGCCGTTCGTGGTGGGTCGAGGGGAGCGCATCACGCTGAGGGCGATCGACTTCGTCATCCTCGCGCTCTTCGGCATCGAGCTGACGCTCCGGGTGCTGACCTTCCGGCCCCCCGCGCTCGAGGTCTTCGCCCGCGCGCCGCTCGGCACGCTCCGCACGCACGTGCTGGCCCGGCTCTCGTTCCTGCTCAAGCCGATGCAGATCATCGATCTGATCACCATCGTCGCGGTGGTGCCGGCCCTGCGCGGGCTGCGGGTCCTGCGCTTGCTGCGGCTCCTGCGCACCGCGCGCGTCTTTCGCTACGGCAACCCGTTCGCGGGCCTGATCAGCGCGTTCGAGACCGACCGGCTGCTCTTCTCGTTCGCCTTCGGGGTGCTCGGCGTCGAGACCGTGCTGGGCGGCATCACCCTCTACCTGCTGGAGCGCGACGAGCCGGGGGCGCAGGTCAGCTCGATGGGAGAGGGCATCTGGTGGGCCCTCGTCACCCTGACCACGGTGGGCTACGGAGACTACGCGCCGGTCGGCGAGATCGGCCGCGCGTGGGGCGCGGTGCTGATGGTGGGCGGCATGTTCACCCTCGCGCTCTTCGCCGGCATCGTGGGCCACAGCCTCCTGAACGCGGTCTTGTCCATCCGTGAGGAGCAGTTCCGAATGAGCAGTTACGTCAATCACGTGGTGGTGTGCGGGTACGAAGAGGGGCGGCAGCTCCTGCTCGAGAGCCTCCAGGCCGAGATCGATCTGGAGGAGACCAAGGTGGTGCTCTTCAGCCGCCAGCCGCGCCCGCGCGAGGTGCCGCCGGAGCTCATGTGGGTGCACGGTGACCCGACCAAGCAGAGCGAGCTGGGCAAGGTGCGCATGACGCACGCCCGGAGCGCGATCGTGGTCGGCTCCCGCACCGTCACGCCGCAGCTCGCGGACGCGGCCACCATCCTGACCGTGTTCACCATCCGGGCCCACCTCGAGCTCCAGAAGGAGGCGGCCACCCGGGAGCGGCCGCTCCACATCGTCGCGGAGATCCTCGACAGCGAGAACGTCGGCCACGCGCGCACGGCGGGGGCGGACGAGGTGATCGAGTCGCAGCGCCTCGGCTTCGCGATGTTGACCCACACCGTCGCCTACCCGGGCGTCGGCGATCTCACGAGCCAGATCGTGGCGTCGGGCGCGGCGAGCTTCTACGTCGGCGCGCAGCCGGATGGGCTCCCGATCCCGCTCACGTTCGGAGAGCTGGCGCGCGCGGTCAAAGCGCGCCACGACGCGCTCGTGATCGGCCTTCGAGATCCCGTGACCCGCGCCCAGACCATCAACCCGCGCGACGACCTGCCCGTGCCGGAGGACGCGGAGGTGGTCTACATCGCCGAGTCGCCGACGCTCGAGCCGACGCACGCGGAGCCCCGATGA